A region of the Mycoplasma capricolum subsp. capricolum ATCC 27343 genome:
ATTAAATTATTAATATTGGATATGGATGGGACTAGTTATTATAAAATGGGTCCTATTATTGAAAAAAATATTGAACCATTAAAAAAAGCTATTCAAAAAGGAATTAAAGTAGTCTTTGTTACAGGACGTCCTGTTTTAGCAAAACTAAATAGTTTAAAACATCATGGATTATTAGTTGATCATCAATTGATTGCTGGATATAATGCTGCTTGTATTTATGATTTAAGTAAAAATCAAATATTATTATCAAATCCTATAAAAACCAGTCAAGCAAAAGAAGTATTTGACATAATAATAAGTAAAAAGTTTGAAAATAGCAACATTAAAATTTGAGGATATGTTGATGATCTAAAAACTGTAATAACTAATAAATGAACTAAAAACCCAAGTGATTATCATGATGAAACAGATTTTTTTGATGGTCAAGTTCTTGAATATAAAGATGTTAAAGATAATTTTAATTTTAAATTCTTTAAACTTTTAGCTTTTGATATTAATCAAGAATTTTATGATATTCTAGCTAATCAATTAAATTTAAATGTAGCTACAAATGATAATAGAATAGTAGAAATTAATAAAAAAGATATCAATAAAAAACTAGCTGTTGAATGATTTTCTAATTATTTTGATATTGATTTAAAAAATATTGCTGCAATTGGTGATGGAATGAATGATTTAGAAATGATAAGTCATGTTGGATATAAAGTAGCTATAAAAAATTCTGTTGAACCAATTAAAAAAATAGCAAATATTTATATTGATAAAACAGCTGAGCAAGGTGCAGTTGAAGAATTTATTAAAAGTTACATACTAGGAGAATAAAAATGAAAGTAAAAAGACCGATTTTACTAGCTATTCTTGATGGTTGGGGTTTAGCTGAACCAGATAAAGGAAATGCTGTTGATAATGCAAATATGATATTTGTAAAACAATTAAAACAAACTTATCCTTGACTAAAAGCACATGCTTCTGGTAAATGAGTAGGTCTTCCAGAAAATCAAATGGGAAATTCTGAAGTTGGACATATTCATTTAGGAGCTGGAAGAATCAATTTAGAATCTTTAGCAAAACTAAATCATGAAACAAAAACTAATAACATAGCAAAAAATGATGAAATTGTTAAAACTTTTGAATATGTTAAAAAAAATAATAGTGCTTTGCATTTAATGGGATTGTTTTCAAATGGTGGTGTTCATTCTCATTTTGATCATATGATAGCTATTTATAAAGCAGCGATTGTGTATGGTATTACAAATATTAAGTTTGATTTAATTACTGATGGAAGAGACACTAAACCAAAATTAGCTTATGATTTTATTAAAAATTTATTAGAATTAATAAAACAAAATAATAATATTGGAATAATTTCTTCAGTTAGTGGAAGATATTATGCAATGGATCGTGATAAAAGATTTGATAGATCACGCATTGCTTATAATGCTATTGTTAATAGAAATAATGTTAGATCATTTACAAACATATTAGATTACATACAACAAGAATATATGATAAATCACGATGATGAAATGATTATTCCAGCATTTAATCAAGATGATTTTAATGGTAATTTAAAAGCAAATGATGCAATTATTATGACTAATTTTCGTCCAGATAGAGCTATTCAAATTTCATCAATTTTAACTAATAAAAACTATATAGCTTGGCAAAGTGAAGCATTTAGTGATGCTGAGTTTATTGGAGATAAAATTAGATTTGTTTCTATGATGAAATATTCAGATAGCGTAACTTCACCACATATTGCTTATCCACCAAAACCTTTAACAAATACTTTAGGTCAGTATTTATCTAAACTTGGATTAAAACAATTAAGAATTGCTGAAACTGAAAAAATTGCTCACGTTACTTTCTTTTTTGATGGAGGAAATGACTATTTTAAAAATGGTTTAGCAAAAAATGATGAAATTACTTTAGCTAATGCATATATTGATTTAATTCCTTCAGCTAAAGTAGCAACTTATGATTTAAAACCACAAATGTCTGCTGTTGAAATTACAGATAAACTATTAGAAGAAATTAAAAAAGATGAATTTGATTTTATAGTTTTAAATTTTGCAAATTGTGATATGGTAGGTCATACTGGAAATAACAAAGCTACTGAAATTGCATGTAAAACTTTAGATGACCAATTAAAACGTATCCACGATGAGTTTGTTTTAAAACATAATGGTATTATGGTAATTACAGCAGATCATGGTAATGCTGAAATAATGATTGATAAAGATGATCAAGTAAACAAAAAACATACAACTTCATTAGTTCCAATTATAATTACTGATAAAAACATTAAACTAAAACAAAATGATCCAGCAATTGCTAAAGTTGCTCCAACTATTTTAGATTTAATGAATATTGAAATTCCAAAAGAAATGGAATTAGAATCAATGATTGATCATAATTAAAAGTCAAAAGGCTATCCCTTTCAAAGGGTTGGCTTTTTATTTTCTTAATTTTATCCCGAATATGATATAATTTTTAGGAGAAAGGAGTAAAAAATTATGTCATATGCTTCACAAATACAAGATAGAATAGATAGCTTTAGATCCGGAAAAGTCTTTATTAGCAATGATTTTCTAGATATCGCTTCTAATGAAACTGTTCGTAGAACATTAAATAAACTAGTTAATGAAAATAAAATTAAGAGAATTATGAATGGTTTTTATTATAATCCAGAATACAGCGAACTTATACATGAATATGAAATGTTTACAGTTAACGAATTGGCGTTTTCTATAGCAAGAAAATATAATTGAGAAATAGCTCCTTTTGGGATTGCATGTCTTAATATATTAGGTTTATCAACTCAAGTTCCAGCAAAAATGATTTACGTATCAAATGGAAAAAATAAAACTTATAAGATACAAAAAAGGGAAATAGAATTTAAAAAAGTTAATAACAAAGAAATTTCAAATATGTCTTTAAAAACAAAAATTGTTATCCAAGCTATTAAAGAAATTGGTAAAAATGAACTAAATCAAAAAGATATTAATAAAATTCAAAACCAATTATCTGATACTGAAAAACAAAACTTATTAAAAGAAGCAAAAAATACTATTGCATGAATTTATGAATATATAAAGAAAATTTGTAAGGAATAAAATGAATAAATTTTATGTAAAAAATGATTCTGAATTAAGAATATTAATAACTAATGCAGCTAATAAAAAAGGTTTATCTGAAGAAGTTGTTGAAAAAGATTATTGAGTCAGTTTTTTATTAGACTATATTTTTAATCAAAGTAAATGATCAATGTCATTTACTTTTAAAGGAGGAACTTCTCTTTCTAAATGTTTTAAGTTAATTGAAAGATTTTCAGAAGATATTGATCTAATTTTAGATTGAAGACTCTTTGGTTATCAGAATGAACCATATATCGAAAGAACAAAAAGTAGTCAAAATAAATTTAATTTAGAATTAAATGAAAAAGTAGTAACTTTTTTAAGAGATAAATTTGTAAAAGAATTAAATAAAGACTTAAATAAATTTAATTTAGAATTTTGAATTGATCAAAATGATCCAAATAGTGTTTTGTGTAGATATCCTAAACTTTTTGACCCAAATTACTTATTTGACAAAATAAGATTAGAAATTGGATCTCTTGGTAAGTGAACTCCTGCTGAAAACGTAGAAATCAAACCCTTAATTTCTGATGTATTTCCAGATGTATTTAAACAATCTTCAACTATAAGAACTATTAGTCCTGAAAGAACTTTTTGAGAAAAAACACTTATTTTACACTCTGTATGTAATAAGTCTGAAGAAAAGCCACTTAATACTAGATATGCTAGACATTATTATGATTTATATTGTTTGTATAATTCAATTTATAAACAAAAAGCTCTTGAAGGTATTGATTTACTTTTAGATGCTACTCAATTTAAAAAGAAATTTTATTGATCTAAATCAGCAAATTATGATGATGTTTTAGAAAATAAAAATCTAAAACTAATACCAGATGATTTTAGAATAGAGCAAGTCAAAAAAGATTATGTTGATATGAAAAATATGTTTTATGGATATGTTCCATCAATAGAACAAATATTTGAAACACTAAAAAAACTAGAAGTTGAAATTAATGATAAACTGAAAATAAATTAAAAAAATTACAATAATAAAAGCCCCTTTTTTGATTTTTAATCAAATAATAAGGGGCTTATTTTATATTAATAATTACTTTTATTTTCTTGTTTTAACATTATTTCAACAGATCCACTAGTTCCAAGTCTACTTGCTCCAGCATTTATCATTGCAATTGCATCATCATAAGTTCTAACTCCACCAGCAGCTTTAACTTGAGCTTTATTTTTAACAACTTTACTCATTAATTTAATATCTTCAATATTAGCTCCTGACTTGTTAAATCCTGTTGAAGTTTTAACAAATTCTAATCCTGCTTCAACAGCTAATTCACAAGCTTTAATAATTTCTTCACGTGTTAATAAACAGTTTTCTAAAATAACTTTAACAACATGATCATTAGCTGCTTTTTTAACTTCTTTCATATCATTTAAAACTAAATCATAATCTTTATCTTTTAAAGCACCAATGTTTAATACCATATCAATTTCATCACAACCGTTTTCAATTGCTTTTTTAACTTCAAAAACTTTAACTTCAGTTAAACATGCACCTAATGGAAAACCAACAACATTTGTAATACCTACATTACTATTTTTTAATAATTCTTTACAAAAACTAGTTCAACAAGTGTTAACACAAACTGTAGCAAAATCATATTGTATTGCTTGATTACATAAATTAATAATATCTTGTTTAGTTGCTTCTGGTTTTAATAAAGTGTGATCAATATATTTATTTAATTTAATTTCCATAAATTCACTTTCTAAATATTTAAAATTGCTTTTAATTCTTTATAGATCTTTTCAGCTTTATTTTCTGCTTTTTGTAGAGAACTATCAACTATTACAAAATAAATTTTTAACTTTGGTTCAGTTCCTGATGGTCTAATTGCAAATCAAGATTTATCTTCTAAGTAAAATTTTAAAAAGTCTTCAGAAGGCATATTGTATAACCCATTAATATAATCTTCAGTTTTAATAACTTTTAAATTATTGATTTCTTTTATACCATTACTTCTTAATAATTTCATTATTGGAGCAATTTTTGAATCTTTTTCTTCAGGTTTAAAGTTTAAATTATAAGTAGTTGTAAAGTAGTATCCATATTTTTCATATAACTGATTTAAATAATCAACTAAAGTCATATTTTGATTTTTATAATATCAGCAAGCTTCAGCTGCAATAATTGATGCTTG
Encoded here:
- a CDS encoding Cof-type HAD-IIB family hydrolase, with translation MNKINIKLLILDMDGTSYYKMGPIIEKNIEPLKKAIQKGIKVVFVTGRPVLAKLNSLKHHGLLVDHQLIAGYNAACIYDLSKNQILLSNPIKTSQAKEVFDIIISKKFENSNIKIWGYVDDLKTVITNKWTKNPSDYHDETDFFDGQVLEYKDVKDNFNFKFFKLLAFDINQEFYDILANQLNLNVATNDNRIVEINKKDINKKLAVEWFSNYFDIDLKNIAAIGDGMNDLEMISHVGYKVAIKNSVEPIKKIANIYIDKTAEQGAVEEFIKSYILGE
- the gpmI gene encoding 2,3-bisphosphoglycerate-independent phosphoglycerate mutase encodes the protein MKVKRPILLAILDGWGLAEPDKGNAVDNANMIFVKQLKQTYPWLKAHASGKWVGLPENQMGNSEVGHIHLGAGRINLESLAKLNHETKTNNIAKNDEIVKTFEYVKKNNSALHLMGLFSNGGVHSHFDHMIAIYKAAIVYGITNIKFDLITDGRDTKPKLAYDFIKNLLELIKQNNNIGIISSVSGRYYAMDRDKRFDRSRIAYNAIVNRNNVRSFTNILDYIQQEYMINHDDEMIIPAFNQDDFNGNLKANDAIIMTNFRPDRAIQISSILTNKNYIAWQSEAFSDAEFIGDKIRFVSMMKYSDSVTSPHIAYPPKPLTNTLGQYLSKLGLKQLRIAETEKIAHVTFFFDGGNDYFKNGLAKNDEITLANAYIDLIPSAKVATYDLKPQMSAVEITDKLLEEIKKDEFDFIVLNFANCDMVGHTGNNKATEIACKTLDDQLKRIHDEFVLKHNGIMVITADHGNAEIMIDKDDQVNKKHTTSLVPIIITDKNIKLKQNDPAIAKVAPTILDLMNIEIPKEMELESMIDHN
- a CDS encoding DUF6088 family protein produces the protein MSYASQIQDRIDSFRSGKVFISNDFLDIASNETVRRTLNKLVNENKIKRIMNGFYYNPEYSELIHEYEMFTVNELAFSIARKYNWEIAPFGIACLNILGLSTQVPAKMIYVSNGKNKTYKIQKREIEFKKVNNKEISNMSLKTKIVIQAIKEIGKNELNQKDINKIQNQLSDTEKQNLLKEAKNTIAWIYEYIKKICKE
- a CDS encoding nucleotidyl transferase AbiEii/AbiGii toxin family protein — translated: MNKFYVKNDSELRILITNAANKKGLSEEVVEKDYWVSFLLDYIFNQSKWSMSFTFKGGTSLSKCFKLIERFSEDIDLILDWRLFGYQNEPYIERTKSSQNKFNLELNEKVVTFLRDKFVKELNKDLNKFNLEFWIDQNDPNSVLCRYPKLFDPNYLFDKIRLEIGSLGKWTPAENVEIKPLISDVFPDVFKQSSTIRTISPERTFWEKTLILHSVCNKSEEKPLNTRYARHYYDLYCLYNSIYKQKALEGIDLLLDATQFKKKFYWSKSANYDDVLENKNLKLIPDDFRIEQVKKDYVDMKNMFYGYVPSIEQIFETLKKLEVEINDKLKIN
- the deoC gene encoding deoxyribose-phosphate aldolase, producing the protein MEIKLNKYIDHTLLKPEATKQDIINLCNQAIQYDFATVCVNTCWTSFCKELLKNSNVGITNVVGFPLGACLTEVKVFEVKKAIENGCDEIDMVLNIGALKDKDYDLVLNDMKEVKKAANDHVVKVILENCLLTREEIIKACELAVEAGLEFVKTSTGFNKSGANIEDIKLMSKVVKNKAQVKAAGGVRTYDDAIAMINAGASRLGTSGSVEIMLKQENKSNY